In Micromonospora ferruginea, the sequence GCGATCTCGATGCTGTAGGCCCAGTATCCGGGTACGCCACGCTCGTCGCCGCCGATCAGGCCGTCGTGCTCGTCGTTGGCCGCGTCGAAGCGGTGCGCGTAGATCGTCGCGGTGCTCATCTGCAACCACACCGCGGGCGGTCGGGTGGCCCGGGCGATGGCCTCGCCGACCACCCGCGTGGAGTCCACCCGTGAGCGCATCATGGCCTCGAGGTTCGGCGGGGTGTAGCGGCAGCTCACGCTGCGCCCGGCCAGGTTGACGACCACGTCGCTGCCGTCGATCCGCTCGGCCCAGTCGCCCAGCGTGCGGCCGTCCCAGTGGACCTGGCGCCCGCCCCTCGGCGAGCGGGTCAGCAGCACCACGTCGTGGCCCTCGGCGGTCAACGCCCGGTCCAGGATCGTGCCGACCTGCCCGGTGCCTCCGGGAATGACGATCTTCATGATCCTCCGCACCGCACCATATTTGAACACGTTCAACTTCACCGTATGGTGTGGCGCGTGCACGGTCAAGCGAGGGTGACTCAGTCGCCGACCTGCAGCACCGCGTCGGCGAACTGCCGAGGCGCCTCCTGCGGCAGGTTGTGCCCGACGCCGCCGCCGACCGTCCGGTGCTCGTAACGGCCGGTGAACCGCGTCGCGTACGCCGAGGGGTCCAGGTGCGGCGCGCCGTTCGCGTCGCCCTCCAACGTGATGGCGGGCACGCCGATGCCCGGACTGCCGGCCAGCCTCGCCTCCCACTCGTCGTAGCGCGGCTCGCCCGGCGCGAGGCCGAGGCGCCACCGGTAGTTGTGGATCACCACGTCCACGTGGTCGGGGTTGTCCAGGGCGGCGGCGCTGCGCGCGAACGTCGCCTCGTCGAACGCCCACCGCGGCGACGCGGTACGCCAGATCAGCCGGGCGAAGTCGCGGCGGTGCCGCGCGTACCCGTCGCGACCCCGGTCGGTGGCGAAGTAGAACTGGTACCACCAGGACAACTCCGCCGCCGGGGCCAGCGGCGCGCGGCCGGACGCCTGGCTCGCGATCAGGTAGCCGCTGACCGACACCAGCCCCGCGCAGCGCTCGGGCAGCAGGGCGGCGACGACGTCGGCCGTGCGGGCGCCCCAGTCGAAACCGGCGAGCGTCGCCGCGTCCACGCCGAGGGCGTCCAGGAACGCCACCGTGTCGTGGGCCAGCGCCGCGGGTTGGCCGTTGCGGACGGTGTCGGCGGAGCGGAACCGGGTCGCGCCGTGACCGCGCAGAAACGGCACGAGCACCCGCCGGCCGGCCGCCGTCAGGAGCG encodes:
- a CDS encoding alpha/beta fold hydrolase; protein product: MNQATDPATFAAGLRRVDAGALDIGYVDAGPPRGPVVVLLHGWPYDIHSFAEVVPLLTAAGRRVLVPFLRGHGATRFRSADTVRNGQPAALAHDTVAFLDALGVDAATLAGFDWGARTADVVAALLPERCAGLVSVSGYLIASQASGRAPLAPAAELSWWYQFYFATDRGRDGYARHRRDFARLIWRTASPRWAFDEATFARSAAALDNPDHVDVVIHNYRWRLGLAPGEPRYDEWEARLAGSPGIGVPAITLEGDANGAPHLDPSAYATRFTGRYEHRTVGGGVGHNLPQEAPRQFADAVLQVGD